A genome region from Vibrio tapetis subsp. tapetis includes the following:
- the trmB gene encoding tRNA (guanosine(46)-N7)-methyltransferase TrmB — MSEVTTNEYTEDGKLVRKIRSFVRREGRLTKGQENSMNECWPTMGIDFQETLLDWNEVFGNNNPVVLEIGFGMGASLVEMAKNAPEKNFIGIEVHSPGVGACLASARDASVTNLRVMCHDAVEVFEKMIPDNSLHTLQLFFPDPWHKARHHKRRIVKAEFAEMVRGKLALETGVFHMATDWENYAEHMIEVMNVAPGFVNIAADGDYIERPEERPLTKFEARGHRLGHGVWDIKFKRVS; from the coding sequence ATGAGTGAAGTGACCACCAACGAATACACAGAAGATGGCAAGCTAGTACGTAAAATACGTAGTTTTGTTCGTCGTGAAGGCCGTTTAACTAAAGGGCAAGAAAACTCGATGAATGAGTGCTGGCCAACGATGGGTATTGATTTCCAAGAAACCTTGCTTGATTGGAATGAAGTGTTTGGTAATAACAACCCAGTTGTTTTAGAAATCGGCTTCGGCATGGGTGCGTCATTGGTAGAAATGGCAAAAAATGCGCCAGAGAAAAACTTTATCGGCATTGAAGTTCACAGCCCAGGTGTTGGTGCTTGTTTGGCTTCTGCTCGTGATGCTAGTGTAACTAACCTACGTGTTATGTGCCACGATGCGGTAGAAGTTTTCGAAAAAATGATTCCAGATAACAGCCTACACACTCTGCAGTTATTCTTCCCAGACCCATGGCATAAAGCGCGTCACCATAAGCGCCGTATTGTTAAAGCTGAATTCGCTGAAATGGTGCGTGGTAAGCTTGCTCTTGAAACCGGTGTTTTCCATATGGCAACGGATTGGGAAAACTATGCAGAGCACATGATTGAAGTGATGAACGTGGCGCCGGGTTTTGTAAATATTGCAGCAGATGGTGATTACATCGAACGCCCTGAAGAGCGTCCACTGACTAAGTTTGAAGCACGTGGTCACCGTTTAGGTCACGGCGTGTGGGATATTAAATTTAAGCGTGTGAGTTAA
- the mltC gene encoding membrane-bound lytic murein transglycosylase MltC, with product MRKLLYFALTLLLVGCSREFVESMYSIDYEPTNRFAKNLAQLPGQFQKDIGALDALISSFSGNIEKRWGKDNVKMAGKSNYVKYIDNYMSRAEVDFSKGVITIGTVSPTEPEKHLKNAIITTLLTPDDPASVDLYSSSNIKLEGQPFLYKQVLDQDKKPIQWSWRANRFADYLIANKIKTKKVDFKKSYYVEIPMTKDHFSVRSYKYADIVRRASTRYDIPEDLIYAIIKTESSFNPYAVSWANAYGLMQVVPKTAGKDVFHLVKKKPGQPSPEYLFDPEKNIDTGTAYFYILKNRYLKDVKHPTSLEYSMISAYNGGTGGVLNTFNKNDRKRAMRDLNSLQPNQVYWALTKKHPNNEARRYLEKVTKFKRDFNSGQG from the coding sequence ATGAGAAAATTGCTTTATTTCGCCCTCACATTATTGCTAGTTGGCTGCAGCCGAGAGTTTGTTGAAAGCATGTATAGCATTGATTATGAGCCAACTAATCGATTTGCCAAAAACCTCGCCCAGCTTCCCGGTCAGTTTCAAAAAGACATAGGGGCACTAGACGCCCTAATCAGTAGCTTCTCAGGCAATATCGAAAAACGTTGGGGTAAAGACAACGTTAAGATGGCAGGTAAGAGTAACTATGTAAAATACATAGACAACTACATGAGCCGTGCGGAAGTGGATTTCTCCAAAGGTGTCATCACGATAGGAACCGTTTCTCCTACTGAGCCAGAAAAGCATCTTAAAAATGCAATCATCACAACACTGCTCACACCAGATGATCCCGCAAGTGTCGATCTTTACTCTTCATCGAATATAAAACTTGAAGGGCAGCCGTTCTTATACAAACAAGTTCTCGATCAAGATAAAAAGCCCATTCAATGGTCATGGCGAGCTAATCGCTTTGCCGATTACTTGATAGCAAACAAAATCAAAACCAAAAAAGTCGACTTCAAAAAGTCCTATTATGTCGAAATCCCGATGACTAAGGACCACTTTAGCGTTCGAAGCTATAAATACGCTGATATTGTCCGTCGGGCATCTACACGCTATGACATCCCCGAAGATCTCATTTACGCCATCATTAAAACGGAGAGCAGCTTCAACCCTTATGCGGTTAGCTGGGCTAATGCGTATGGCTTAATGCAAGTCGTTCCTAAAACCGCAGGTAAAGACGTATTTCACCTAGTAAAGAAAAAACCTGGTCAACCTAGCCCTGAGTACTTATTCGATCCGGAGAAAAACATTGATACGGGCACCGCTTATTTCTACATATTGAAGAACCGTTACCTAAAAGACGTCAAACACCCAACCTCACTTGAGTACAGTATGATTTCAGCGTACAACGGAGGAACTGGTGGAGTATTGAACACCTTCAATAAAAATGATCGAAAAAGAGCCATGCGCGACCTTAATTCGTTGCAACCAAATCAAGTTTATTGGGCTTTAACCAAAAAACATCCAAATAATGAAGCACGCCGATACCTAGAAAAAGTGACTAAATTCAAACGTGATTTCAATTCCGGACAAGGATAA
- a CDS encoding methyl-accepting chemotaxis protein, which yields MKLKTQSYLLSAIILIALLALTATGLWTLRVASDQDNQARVNELFKSTYSTLNQIEKMAIDGTLEENEAKALATRILQNNIYKDNEYVYVADEKLNFIAAPLDPQLHGTSFHDFKDSNGGSVGSILERAVASSPGQIAQYTWTMKLPDGTIEEKLSIAEKSDHWGWYVGTGIGFNEVNERFWSTARWQLFLCLLIGGSIFATLLIAIRRIIALLGGEPQEVRNAVQAVAAGKIHTSFEHEAESGSIYHAVQQMSLSLAQLVTNLERSTVELKQELSDVESRAGTIASLTETQQQSTEMIATAMTEMASSANNVADSARETANNTDEADNQSQRTQGLILSTVSNIEGLAEQLGTASQAVSDLGNDVNNIARVLDVIGDIAEQTNLLALNAAIEAARAGEQGRGFAVVADEVRNLAGRTQNSTKEIQEMIGNLQEGSRHAIGTMEVCADTSQSTVIESRNASEALQHIVEALETITSMSHQIATAAAEQTQVGDDISQRINMIEESGNQLSTVVAKSHSSTQTLSKLSTELESWVSKFSIQK from the coding sequence ATGAAATTAAAAACCCAATCTTATTTGCTGTCAGCAATAATCTTAATTGCCTTACTTGCTCTTACCGCAACAGGTCTATGGACATTAAGAGTCGCAAGCGATCAAGACAATCAAGCTCGAGTGAATGAGCTATTCAAAAGTACCTACTCTACGTTGAATCAAATTGAAAAAATGGCCATTGATGGCACTCTCGAAGAAAACGAAGCCAAAGCTTTAGCAACTCGAATTCTTCAAAACAATATCTACAAAGATAATGAGTACGTTTATGTGGCCGATGAAAAGCTCAATTTCATCGCAGCACCTCTAGACCCTCAACTACATGGAACAAGCTTCCATGACTTCAAAGACAGTAACGGTGGCAGTGTAGGTAGTATTCTAGAAAGAGCGGTCGCGTCATCCCCAGGACAAATAGCGCAATACACATGGACGATGAAACTGCCAGACGGCACGATTGAAGAAAAACTGTCTATCGCGGAAAAGTCTGACCATTGGGGCTGGTATGTGGGGACTGGCATTGGTTTCAATGAAGTTAATGAACGCTTCTGGTCAACAGCTCGTTGGCAGCTATTTTTATGCTTGTTAATCGGTGGGTCTATTTTTGCCACACTGCTCATCGCTATTCGCCGAATCATCGCCCTATTAGGTGGTGAGCCTCAAGAGGTTCGTAACGCGGTACAAGCTGTCGCTGCAGGTAAGATCCATACTTCATTTGAACATGAAGCGGAATCAGGCAGCATATATCATGCGGTACAACAAATGAGCTTATCATTAGCCCAACTGGTGACTAATCTAGAGCGCTCCACAGTAGAGCTAAAACAAGAACTCTCTGATGTTGAATCGAGAGCGGGTACCATTGCTTCTCTTACGGAGACCCAACAGCAGTCAACGGAGATGATAGCCACTGCAATGACCGAAATGGCATCTTCAGCAAATAACGTAGCCGATTCGGCACGAGAGACAGCAAACAACACTGATGAGGCCGATAACCAAAGCCAGCGCACCCAAGGACTGATTCTAAGCACAGTAAGTAATATCGAAGGACTTGCTGAACAACTTGGTACTGCAAGCCAAGCTGTGTCTGATCTTGGCAATGATGTCAACAATATAGCGCGCGTCCTAGATGTAATTGGTGATATCGCTGAGCAAACTAACTTATTGGCTTTAAACGCAGCGATTGAAGCGGCACGAGCTGGTGAACAAGGCCGTGGATTTGCAGTCGTGGCTGACGAAGTTCGAAACCTTGCTGGTCGCACTCAAAATAGTACAAAAGAAATTCAAGAAATGATCGGCAACCTACAGGAAGGTTCTCGCCATGCTATTGGTACGATGGAAGTGTGTGCGGATACCAGTCAATCCACGGTTATTGAGTCGCGTAACGCATCAGAAGCCTTACAACATATCGTTGAGGCTTTAGAGACAATTACCTCCATGAGTCACCAAATTGCCACCGCAGCTGCGGAGCAGACACAAGTCGGAGATGATATTTCGCAAAGAATCAATATGATTGAAGAAAGTGGTAATCAGTTAAGCACTGTTGTTGCCAAGAGTCATAGCAGCACTCAAACCCTATCTAAACTATCAACCGAGCTTGAAAGTTGGGTCAGTAAATTCTCAATTCAAAAATAA
- a CDS encoding XTP/dITP diphosphatase — MSKLVLATGNQGKVKEMATLLSDFGFDVVAQSEFQVSEVAETGTTFIENAIIKARHAALETGLPAIADDSGLEVDCLQGAPGIYSARYAGENATDQQNLEKLLDAMTDVPEAQRSARFHCVLVLMRHANDPTPIVCHGKWEGRILSKAHGDNGFGYDPVFFVPEDNCASAELEPVRKKQLSHRGKALEQLFATIQKQGL; from the coding sequence ATGAGCAAATTGGTATTGGCAACAGGTAACCAAGGCAAAGTAAAAGAAATGGCAACCTTGCTATCTGACTTTGGTTTTGACGTTGTCGCGCAAAGCGAATTTCAAGTATCTGAAGTTGCGGAAACCGGCACGACATTCATTGAAAATGCCATCATCAAGGCTCGCCATGCAGCGCTAGAAACGGGCTTACCAGCCATTGCTGATGACTCAGGTTTAGAAGTTGACTGCCTACAAGGCGCACCGGGGATCTACTCTGCTCGTTATGCTGGTGAAAACGCAACGGATCAACAGAACTTAGAAAAACTGCTTGATGCGATGACCGATGTACCAGAAGCACAACGCAGTGCTCGCTTCCATTGTGTATTGGTGTTGATGCGTCATGCAAACGACCCAACGCCTATTGTTTGCCATGGAAAATGGGAAGGTCGCATTCTTTCTAAAGCACATGGCGACAATGGTTTTGGTTACGATCCGGTATTCTTTGTTCCAGAAGATAACTGTGCCTCAGCGGAGCTTGAACCCGTTCGAAAAAAACAATTGTCTCATCGTGGTAAAGCGTTAGAGCAACTGTTCGCAACTATTCAAAAGCAAGGTTTGTAA
- a CDS encoding oxidative damage protection protein, translating into MSRTVTCVHLQKEAEGLDFQLYPGDLGKRIFDSISKEAWAMWQSKQTMLINEKKLNMMDPEHRKLLETEMVNFLFEGKEVIIEGYTPPSE; encoded by the coding sequence ATGAGCCGCACTGTAACTTGTGTTCATTTGCAAAAAGAAGCCGAAGGTCTTGATTTTCAACTTTACCCAGGCGATCTTGGTAAGCGAATTTTCGACAGCATCTCCAAAGAAGCTTGGGCCATGTGGCAGAGCAAGCAAACGATGCTAATTAACGAAAAAAAGCTAAACATGATGGATCCAGAACATCGAAAACTGCTTGAAACTGAAATGGTCAATTTCTTATTCGAAGGAAAAGAAGTCATCATCGAAGGCTACACGCCACCTAGCGAGTAG
- the hemW gene encoding radical SAM family heme chaperone HemW, with amino-acid sequence MTSLVPPALSLYVHIPWCVQKCPYCDFNSHALKNDIPEREYIDALLEDLDTDISRYKLSDNPRLLHSIFIGGGTPSLIKPEEITRLLKGIEQRLPFKPDIEITMEANPGTIEADRFEQYRKGGVTRISIGVQSFEDSKLKRLGRIHGSKEAINAANLAHNIGLTSFNLDLMHGLPDQTPEQALLDLDKAIELTPPHLSWYQLTIEPNTLFHSKPPTLPDEDDLWDIFDLGHQKLTAAGYVQYETSGYSKPGYQCQHNLNYWRFGDYLGIGCGAHGKLSFSDGKILRTTKVKHPRGYLNLIKPYLDSETEVPIADRPFEFFINRFRLLESCPKQDFTATTGQDLSAIQTTIDWAVEKQYLTETNTHWQITEKGKLFLNDLLEAFMAD; translated from the coding sequence ATGACGAGCCTTGTTCCACCAGCACTGAGCTTATACGTCCATATTCCATGGTGCGTACAAAAATGTCCTTATTGCGATTTTAACTCGCACGCACTCAAGAATGACATTCCAGAGCGAGAGTACATCGACGCCTTATTGGAAGATTTGGATACCGATATTTCTCGCTATAAACTGTCGGATAACCCGCGCCTACTGCACTCTATTTTTATTGGTGGAGGCACACCAAGCTTAATTAAACCTGAAGAGATCACACGGTTATTAAAAGGCATCGAACAACGCCTGCCTTTTAAACCTGACATCGAAATCACCATGGAAGCAAACCCCGGCACCATCGAAGCCGACCGTTTTGAACAATACAGAAAAGGCGGTGTTACGAGAATTTCCATTGGTGTGCAAAGCTTTGAGGACAGCAAGCTTAAACGCTTAGGTCGTATTCATGGGTCAAAGGAAGCCATCAATGCAGCCAATTTGGCGCATAATATTGGTCTCACGAGTTTTAACCTCGACTTAATGCACGGGTTACCTGATCAAACACCAGAACAAGCACTCCTTGATTTAGATAAAGCGATAGAGCTAACTCCTCCGCATTTGTCTTGGTATCAGCTCACCATCGAACCCAACACGCTATTTCACTCAAAACCACCAACATTGCCGGATGAAGACGACCTATGGGACATCTTTGATTTAGGGCATCAGAAGCTAACAGCGGCTGGCTATGTGCAGTATGAAACCTCGGGCTACAGTAAGCCGGGTTATCAATGCCAGCATAATCTTAATTATTGGCGTTTTGGTGATTACCTAGGAATAGGTTGTGGAGCACACGGGAAGCTTAGCTTTAGTGATGGCAAAATTCTTCGTACCACTAAGGTCAAACACCCTCGTGGCTACTTGAATTTAATCAAACCGTATTTGGACTCAGAGACAGAAGTACCTATTGCAGACCGTCCATTTGAGTTCTTTATCAACCGTTTTAGGCTATTGGAATCCTGCCCTAAGCAAGATTTTACTGCGACAACAGGGCAAGATCTGAGTGCGATTCAAACCACCATTGATTGGGCGGTAGAAAAACAATATCTAACCGAAACCAACACACACTGGCAGATCACAGAAAAAGGGAAATTATTTCTAAATGATCTACTTGAAGCCTTTATGGCTGACTAA
- the mutY gene encoding A/G-specific adenine glycosylase — MSPFASAILEWYDVYGRKNLPWQQNKTAYSVWLSEIMLQQTQVATVIPYFLRFLERFPTVEALAQAEQDEVLHLWTGLGYYARARNLHKAAQLVVSDHNGQFPQDLEQMNALPGIGRSTAAAVLSSVYKLPHAILDGNVKRTLSRSFAIEGWPGQKKVENQLWEIAEQHTPDVDVDKYNQAMMDMGATVCTRSKPKCELCPVTQMCEAKKQLRQLDFPTKKPKKEKPTKQTWFAIFHYNGQVWLEQRPQVGIWGGLFCFPQNETEDLNDLLDTKGIQEIHINRREPLIAFKHTFSHYHLDITPVLFDLNSQPNMVMEAGNSLWYNLANPETIGLAAPVKQLLESLQFELN, encoded by the coding sequence GTGTCCCCTTTTGCATCCGCTATTTTAGAGTGGTATGACGTTTATGGTCGTAAAAATCTACCATGGCAACAAAACAAAACCGCTTATAGCGTTTGGCTTTCAGAGATCATGCTTCAGCAAACTCAAGTCGCTACGGTTATTCCTTATTTTCTAAGGTTTTTAGAGCGCTTTCCGACCGTTGAAGCACTAGCACAAGCCGAACAAGATGAAGTCCTACATTTATGGACAGGCTTGGGCTATTACGCTCGTGCGAGAAACCTGCATAAAGCTGCTCAGCTGGTTGTTTCTGACCATAATGGGCAATTTCCGCAAGATCTTGAACAAATGAATGCCTTACCGGGAATCGGCCGATCCACTGCTGCGGCTGTTTTATCTTCTGTTTATAAGCTGCCTCACGCCATTTTAGACGGCAATGTGAAGCGCACTTTAAGTCGTAGCTTCGCAATCGAAGGTTGGCCAGGACAAAAAAAAGTAGAAAACCAACTGTGGGAAATCGCTGAGCAACACACACCGGATGTTGATGTCGACAAATACAATCAGGCCATGATGGACATGGGTGCAACGGTTTGTACCCGCAGTAAGCCCAAATGTGAACTGTGCCCTGTAACTCAAATGTGTGAAGCAAAAAAACAGCTCCGACAACTTGATTTTCCGACCAAAAAACCAAAAAAGGAAAAACCGACCAAACAAACTTGGTTCGCTATTTTCCATTACAACGGTCAGGTTTGGTTAGAGCAAAGACCTCAAGTTGGGATATGGGGCGGGCTATTTTGTTTCCCTCAAAATGAAACTGAAGATCTTAACGATCTTCTTGATACTAAAGGTATTCAAGAAATACACATTAACCGACGAGAACCTCTGATCGCGTTTAAACATACTTTTAGCCACTACCATCTTGATATTACGCCCGTTCTGTTTGATCTAAATAGCCAACCGAATATGGTGATGGAAGCGGGCAATAGTCTCTGGTATAACTTAGCTAACCCCGAAACAATTGGCTTAGCTGCTCCTGTAAAGCAACTTCTCGAAAGCCTCCAATTCGAACTCAATTAA
- a CDS encoding DUF4426 domain-containing protein yields MKKWVIALLSLACSLPLSAGQFKNIKDVEVHYSAFNSTFLTADVAHQYKLKRNGYTAIINISVLDKSKAGKPATSATVTGTSKNLIGNIRQLEFREVKEGNAIYYLAELPINNEEVLTFELDVDSGISGKGKLKFNQKFYVED; encoded by the coding sequence ATGAAAAAATGGGTCATCGCACTACTCTCTCTAGCTTGCTCTTTGCCATTATCAGCTGGACAGTTCAAGAACATCAAAGATGTCGAAGTCCATTATTCTGCATTCAATTCCACCTTCTTAACGGCAGATGTTGCACATCAATATAAGCTAAAAAGAAATGGCTACACGGCCATCATTAACATCAGTGTGTTAGATAAATCCAAAGCAGGCAAACCCGCTACCAGCGCGACGGTAACAGGCACCAGTAAAAACTTGATTGGCAACATTCGTCAGCTAGAGTTTAGAGAGGTAAAAGAAGGTAACGCCATTTATTATTTGGCTGAACTGCCTATCAACAACGAAGAAGTGCTGACTTTTGAACTGGATGTCGATTCCGGTATTAGCGGCAAAGGCAAACTCAAGTTCAACCAAAAATTCTATGTCGAAGACTGA
- the yggU gene encoding DUF167 family protein YggU codes for MLNAVKQDGEDLVLRLYIQPKASRDQIVGLHGDEIKIAITAPPVDGKANSHLTKYLAKQFKVAKGHIDIEKGELGRHKQIRVCSPSQIPDTISALL; via the coding sequence GTGCTCAATGCGGTGAAACAAGATGGCGAAGACCTCGTGCTTCGCCTCTATATTCAACCTAAGGCAAGTCGTGACCAAATTGTTGGCCTCCATGGTGATGAAATAAAAATCGCGATTACCGCACCTCCGGTCGATGGTAAGGCCAACAGCCATCTGACTAAGTATTTAGCGAAACAATTCAAAGTGGCAAAAGGTCACATTGATATCGAAAAAGGTGAACTGGGTAGGCATAAACAAATAAGAGTCTGCTCACCAAGCCAAATTCCAGATACAATTTCAGCCCTCCTATGA